In a single window of the Hippoglossus hippoglossus isolate fHipHip1 chromosome 7, fHipHip1.pri, whole genome shotgun sequence genome:
- the LOC117764738 gene encoding CTTNBP2 N-terminal-like protein — protein sequence MKEEKMNVEALSRAELLTLLSILEGELEAQDVVIHTLRAQHRDTFIQERYGQYDLSDPFLALQRDNESAERQSTLTQHQTHLQGQAVGPNPLAVLKLVMAHCKRMQDRMMGQLAAAESRHRRMIADLEDEKRRHAQDSAHSEDLTVMLRTERDQLLQQLEGERDSVRRLEKEQAQLVSKVEESLSQQQRLSSTLTLELQKASGQAQEEAQKVSQLQTLLQEETSALEKIQGILEGERSRAAQLEARSEGQQAEFDSELERMKARVSKEEERSRELERQVEELRKRLAEPEEGKEGVKEDVTEVKESLSKAMVVSTSAETVPDGKVNVTPKSTSLSKVNGHHNHKETEPTQEGRGADNGGVIENGGAAPLHFPLHPHPHSPSSTASSSLSSSPISSPILAKRLGSPGLHQSSYQAGVNQRFQAARHKFQSQSELEQQQGGPLSPRDLSPTTSSIPPPPEHSTAKQLARNTVTQVLSRFTSQQAGVKLAPLSSSPFGTDYRNLAASPPGGRSPSSGPLSPGIRSPLTPRSERTHPPPIPPKKPGMSPTPGSPSHSARTSLFPELTGTCGHSNNGQEGAKESDLLFSSS from the exons GCTCAACACAGAGATACTTTCATCCAAGAGCGCTACGGCCAGTACGACCTTAGCGATCCATTCCTGGCGCTGCAGCGGGACAACGAGTCCGCGGAGCGCCAAAGCACACTCACCCAGCATCAAACACACCTGCAGGGTCAGGCAGTGGGCCCGAATCCTCTGGCTGTCCTCAAACTCGTCATGGCTCACTGCAAGAGGATGCAGGACAGGATGATGGGACAGCTGGCTGCTGCCGAGAGCAGACACAGGAGG ATGATAGCTGATCTGGAGGATGAGAAACGTCGGCACGCCCAGGACTCTGCACATAGTGAGGATTTAACCGTCATGCTGCGGACAGAAAGAGACCAACTGCTGCAACAG TTGGAAGGGGAGCGTGACAGTGTGCGGAGGTTGGAGAAGGAACAGGCACAGCTGGTGAGCAAGGTGGAGGAGTCACTTTCCCAGCAGCAGaggctctcctccactctgaccctGGAGCTCCAGAAAGCCAGTGGCCAGGCTCAGGAGGAGGCTCAGAAGGTCTCCCAACTTCAAACTTTGCTCCAAGAAGAGACCAGTGCTCTAGAGAAGATCCAGGGGATCCTCGAAGGTGAGAGGAGCAGGGCGGCCCAGCTAGAGGCCAGATCTGAGGGGCAGCAGGCTGAGTTTGACTCCGAACTAGAGCGGATGAAAGCCAGGGtcagcaaagaggaggagaggagtagGGAGTTGGAGAGACAGGTGGAGGAGTTGAGGAAGAGGTTGGCTGAGCCTGAAGAAGGTAAAGAGGGCGTGAAGGAGGACGTGACGGAGGTGAAAGAGTCGCTTTCCAAGGCGATGGTGGTGTCCACCTCTGCTGAGACTGTACCGGATGGAAAGGTAAATGTCACTCCTAAATCCACCTCACTGTCAAAGGTCAACGGCCATCACAATCATAAAGAGACAGAACCAACTCAAGAGGGGAGGGGAGCAGACAATGGAGGGGTGATAGAGAATGGGGGAGCCGCACCTTTGCATTTCCCTcttcaccctcaccctcactctccctccagcacagcctcctcctctctctcctcctcccccattTCCTCCCCCATCCTTGCCAAGCGACTGGGCAGCCCAGGCTTGCATCAGTCCTCCTACCAGGCCGGAGTCAACCAGCGATTCCAGGCTGCCAGGCACAAGTTCCAGAGCCAGtctgagctggagcagcagcagggtggcCCGCTTTCCCCCAGGGACCtctcccccaccacctcctccattcCTCCCCCACCAGAGCACAGCACAGCTAAGCAGCTGGCCCGCAACACTGTCACTCAGGTGCTGTCCCGCTTCACTAGCCAACAAGCGGGAGTCAAGCTGGCCCCTCTCAGCAGCTCTCCGTTCGGTACAGACTACCGAAACCTAGCAGCGTCCCCTCCTGGTGGGAGGTCACCTTCTTCAGGGCCCTTATCTCCAGGCATCCGCTCCCCCCTCACTCCTCGCTCAGAGAGGACCCATCCTCCTCCGATCCCTCCCAAGAAGCCAGGCATGAGTCCAACTCCAGGCTCCCCAAGTCACTCTGCTCGGACCAGCCTCTTCCCCGAGCTGACCGGCACCTGTGGGCATAGCAACAACGGCCAGGAGGGAGCCAAGGAATCAGACCTTTTATTTTCTAGCAGCTAA